The proteins below come from a single Methanolobus chelungpuianus genomic window:
- a CDS encoding DUF531 domain-containing protein: MLTLGIVNTYDKIKVLDAHYRAIARAAPICHAFGFSLALFDFPFKMTPDELVDYVADKTTIGESGKYLRMLHEKRKLFVFELPKKGFQSQFGEVVVTSSKPEEKRAVTPEALADEILHNRSFLLLVGLGHKGLPKNLFEVAPLHLDITGSGVSLETCTAIGCIPAYLMGLVRMKAKKQ, translated from the coding sequence ATGCTGACTCTCGGAATTGTCAATACTTATGATAAGATCAAAGTGCTTGACGCACATTACAGGGCCATCGCAAGGGCTGCTCCCATATGCCATGCGTTTGGATTCTCGCTTGCACTGTTCGATTTCCCTTTCAAGATGACCCCCGACGAACTGGTGGATTATGTTGCGGACAAGACAACTATAGGTGAATCCGGGAAATACCTGCGCATGCTTCATGAAAAGCGCAAGCTCTTTGTTTTCGAGCTTCCTAAAAAAGGCTTCCAGTCCCAGTTCGGTGAGGTTGTGGTGACATCCTCAAAGCCGGAGGAAAAACGTGCCGTCACACCGGAAGCACTTGCTGACGAGATCCTGCATAACCGCTCTTTCCTGCTGCTTGTGGGGCTCGGTCACAAAGGCCTTCCGAAGAATCTCTTTGAAGTAGCTCCCTTGCATCTTGATATCACCGGCAGTGGCGTTTCACTGGAAACATGTACTGCCATAGGCTGCATACCTGCCTATCTTATGGGTCTTGTAAGGATGAAGGCAAAAAAGCAATGA
- a CDS encoding DUF166 domain-containing protein yields the protein MRVNIFYSGEFGKRVIGNLVNSDSFCVACGDLCDHCRELRPGLGNIITGIFELRNDLPDFVEEPMEYMPEQVPACDLILAIDLNPDLLTVVPQLAEKSGAKGVIIPVDDSRVVPAGLAEQVKQQLEQRGIECECPKPFCALDLTGKKSIDDFVKLGFGKPVLKVDLGHADEIFTHAEVLRDAPCGSTWFVAKKLKWSDVKDYKETISGAHHSYPCTASMERDPQIGDTILHEAGYIIRKSAEEAMENASRKNR from the coding sequence ATGCGAGTGAACATCTTCTATTCGGGCGAGTTTGGGAAAAGGGTAATTGGCAATCTGGTCAATTCCGACAGTTTCTGCGTGGCCTGCGGCGATCTGTGCGATCACTGCAGGGAGCTGCGACCCGGACTTGGCAATATCATCACCGGGATCTTCGAGTTAAGGAATGACCTCCCCGATTTCGTTGAAGAGCCCATGGAATACATGCCGGAGCAGGTACCGGCTTGTGATCTTATTCTCGCTATAGATCTCAATCCTGACTTATTGACAGTGGTCCCTCAGCTTGCAGAAAAGTCCGGCGCAAAGGGAGTCATCATCCCTGTAGACGACTCAAGGGTCGTTCCGGCGGGCCTGGCAGAGCAGGTAAAACAACAACTGGAGCAAAGAGGCATTGAATGTGAATGTCCCAAGCCTTTCTGTGCCCTTGACCTGACAGGAAAGAAGTCTATCGATGATTTTGTAAAGCTGGGCTTTGGAAAACCTGTCTTAAAAGTCGATCTGGGCCATGCTGACGAAATCTTCACTCACGCAGAGGTCCTTAGGGATGCACCCTGCGGTTCAACCTGGTTCGTTGCAAAGAAGCTCAAGTGGTCAGATGTGAAGGATTATAAGGAAACCATATCCGGAGCTCACCATTCCTACCCCTGTACTGCAAGTATGGAGAGAGACCCGCAGATCGGTGATACTATCCTGCACGAAGCGGGTTATATCATAAGGAAAAGCGCTGAAGAAGCAATGGAGAATGCGTCAAGGAAAAATAGATAA
- a CDS encoding PEF-CTERM sorting domain-containing protein, with amino-acid sequence MKRILVVLLILMALMPLATATSITPVHILNWTSGNAEFECSQTDCDSDFAYKIDEWDQENGMDGVYAYAGNNITILNSNGGTFDWESEYPVCAVVVKAGSEQSGGGAYIYYYPDGATGDEGLVAPANKDISHVTFCFNEDDGEIEEIPEFPTVALPIAAILGLAFMFQRRKE; translated from the coding sequence TGGCAACAGCAACCAGTATTACACCAGTCCATATCCTGAACTGGACCTCCGGCAACGCCGAATTCGAGTGCAGTCAGACTGATTGCGACAGCGACTTTGCATATAAGATCGATGAATGGGATCAAGAGAATGGCATGGATGGCGTATATGCTTATGCTGGAAATAACATTACAATCTTAAACAGCAATGGTGGAACTTTCGACTGGGAGTCAGAATACCCTGTGTGCGCAGTGGTTGTGAAGGCAGGCAGTGAGCAATCCGGCGGCGGGGCCTACATATACTATTACCCTGATGGCGCAACCGGCGATGAAGGACTCGTTGCACCTGCAAACAAGGACATCAGCCACGTCACGTTCTGCTTTAATGAAGACGATGGCGAAATAGAGGAAATCCCAGAGTTCCCGACCGTTGCGCTCCCAATAGCTGCAATTCTCGGACTTGCATTCATGTTCCAGCGCAGAAAGGAGTAA